In Schizosaccharomyces osmophilus chromosome 2, complete sequence, the following proteins share a genomic window:
- the abc1 gene encoding ABC transmembrane transporter Abc1/Ybt1 has protein sequence MFFNFSIVNNKFQHFITHLLQQWELHFFLCLFTFTNLFLIRRIFQPKSLSKIRRYFAKYRFVEFSQILLSSVACILSLWIQPTTFWYPLQILLHLELVCFYVITSRDHLQAPLFCNLSILYSFGLFTSSVLSVVCSSRFATEQFQLSQLMSTFDNRIQVSYIAILFFLNLFPLFTPRVWYPVQPNVLSDIPSTEQTCSLFSLFFTYGWLNDIIFKAWKSPVSLADMPALPNTDQTLIWFSAFQKQGKKGLITMILYSLQSNVLFLAVLSVIVSLTTFISPYAIKNLLQYLQTPQRDTSRCPIHLLLMLLFGPYVASVIKEYSVHISRRFMLRTKAGISQLIYEKVVHSKISQITMDGSQANIDHIYNLLASDVDNIANMREFISFFVRGPIDVGIAMFFLHRLLGWSAYVGVLLAISSALLPLLISSKLAELTSISNRSSDDRIRFTTEILRSIRVTKFFGWEKPMLQKVREKRNIEIANIWRLNILDITFKSCMKIAPFLSMFITFATFTKVMDRELSPSIAFTSISLFSVLRNQFITLSGILRQMIQFRVSINRVSLFLAKGSEPNETPVSHEEISFTNASLSWCPFPSSAQFQLRELNFTIPRDQFTLVLGATGSGKTTLAAAILGELHLTSGKMNVPLREECVGYVPQTSWLRNDTIRANILFGEIFDEYRYRKVIEASCLEADLERLHAGDLTFVQSNGSSLSGGQKQRISLARALYLNSNVYIFDDIFSALDIATSKKVYKNCFESGLLKGKTVILFTHNINLSISMADNVILLENATAKFVPSKEIKGQSSFLSAQHNGASHEPAQTNLSTDPHENMYEDNVVSAEEEATTGVCSAVKPSLASLASHYMSYFGSSFFLTICGSFVLLTQLMIASINFWVAVWSGQSHKGLKLPFSFSFLQGYAFLLVIYFSVDLMRGGLFSAGGRRASRSLHERVSERVFGSPLHWFEKTAIGRVINRFSKDIASVDNMLWVSIENILCCLMALLMGLGNVTIIMPIFIAPAVLVCIVVYGFAYVYSKAQKQLTACSSSQISPVFSLLGETLSGLTIIRAFRKEEAFEIENMAVLDHMLQSQFVSYAINRWLAIRTDGISGLVGFLTALIAIWKQNIPTELVGFSLNSAVGLNLCVLVFVRASNELITHLNSYHRLNEYSNLPLEEHQMASGCQLRDEGWPRSGSLDVQQLTVHYGMSATPVLEDISLKVAPKEKLAIVGRTGSGKSTLGLSLLRFTNQTSGSVQIDGVDINTLQLETLRQRVSLIPQDPVLISGTVRSNLDPFEQVSDEELNDVLQVTSCDTLVTTGSGTAGSSFAIQLDTPVETGGTNFSQGQRQILALARALVRKSRIIILDESTASVDDTTDRRIQEMLRRVFREATVLCIAHRIKTVLDYDKILVLDAGKVIEYGSPKSLYWKRGSFWAMCQQSQISL, from the coding sequence AtgttctttaatttttctattgtaaacaataagTTTCAGCATTTTATTACCCATTTACTTCAACAATGGGAACTACACTTTTTTCTATGTCTGTTTACATTCACAAACCTCTTTCTTATTCGTAGAATATTTCAACCAAAGTCCCTATCCAAAATCAGAAGGTACTTTGCGAAATATAGGTTTGTAGAATTCTCTCAAATCTTGTTATCTTCAGTCGCTTGCATCCTTTCATTGTGGATCCAGCCAACGACTTTCTGGTATCCTCTTCAAATATTGCTTCATCTGGAACTAGTTTGCTTTTATGTGATAACATCAAGAGACCACTTACAGGCACCGTTGTTTTGCAATCTGAGCATACTTTACTCTTtcggtttgtttacatcttCTGTTCTAAGCGTCGTTTGTTCATCTCGTTTTGCAACTGAACAATTCCAATTATCACAGCTAATGAGTACTTTCGACAACCGTATTCAGGTTTCTTACATAGcgatattattttttctaaatctctttcctttgttCACTCCTCGAGTATGGTATCCAGTTCAACCAAATGTTCTGTCTGATATTCCTTCTACCGAACAAACCTGCTCCTTATTTTCGTTATTTTTCACCTATGGTTGGCTTAATGATATTATCTTTAAGGCTTGGAAAAGCCCTGTCTCGCTTGCAGATATGCCTGCGTTGCCCAATACAGATCAAACTTTAATATGGTTTTctgctttccaaaaacaaggaaagaaGGGCCTTATAACCATGATTTTATACTCACTACAGTCGAACGTTCTTTTCCTTGCCGTGCTTTCTGTAATAGTCAGCTTGACTACTTTTATATCGCCGTATgctataaaaaatttactCCAATATCTTCAAACTCCTCAGCGTGATACCTCGAGATGTCCAattcatttgcttttgatgTTATTGTTCGGCCCATATGTTGCTTCTGTCATTAAGGAGTACAGCGTGCATATCTCAAGGCGATTTATGCTACGTACGAAGGCAGGCATCTCCCAGttaatttatgaaaaagtcGTTCATTCTAAAATTTCCCAAATTACCATGGATGGTTCACAGGCTAACATTGACCATATATATAATTTGCTTGCTTCCGATGTTGACAACATTGCCAACATGAGAGAGTTTATTAGTTTTTTCGTTCGAGGTCCCATTGATGTAGGGATAGCAATGTTTTTCTTACATCGTTTACTTGGCTGGAGTGCTTATGTTGGTGTTCTTTTGGCGATTAGTAGTGCCCTTCTCCctcttttgatttcttccaaattaGCCGAGCTAACTTCAATATCTAATCGTTCTAGTGATGATAGAATTCGATTTACTACGGAAATTTTGCGAAGTATCAGAGTTACCAAGTTTTTTGGTTGGGAAAAGCCAATGCTACAAAAAGTTCGCGAAAAGCGCAATATTGAAATTGCAAATATCTGGAGGCTAAATATTCTCGACATCACTTTTAAAAGCTGTATGAAAATCGCGCCCTTCTTAAGTATGTTTATAACATTCGCTACATTCACAAAAGTAATGGATAGGGAATTATCCCCTTCCATAGCTTTTACCtctatttctcttttctctgTACTTAGAAATCAATTCATAACTCTCTCAGGTATACTTCGGCAAATGATTCAGTTTCGTGTTTCTATTAATCGCGTTAGTTTGTTCTTGGCTAAAGGTAGCGAACCAAATGAAACACCTGTAAGCCATGAAGAAATATCCTTTACGAATGCTTCTCTATCTTGGTGCCCTTTCCCTTCTTCTGCTCAATTTCAGCTTAGAGAATTAAACTTTACGATTCCCCGTGATCAATTTACGTTAGTTTTAGGAGCTACAGGTTCTGGGAAAACGACGCTAGCTGCTGCTATCCTTGGCGAGCTGCATCTTACTAGCGGTAAAATGAATGTTCCCTTGAGAGAGGAATGTGTTGGTTATGTTCCCCAAACATCCTGGCTCAGGAACGATACAATCCGTGCTAATATTCTGTTTGGAGAGATTTTCGACGAATATAGATATCGCAAAGTCATTGAGGCTTCATGCTTAGAGGCGGATTTGGAAAGGCTCCATGCCGGTGATTTAACTTTTGTCCAGTCGAACGGATCAAGTCTTTCAGGGGgacaaaagcaaaggataTCATTAGCTCGAGCATTGTACTTAAATTCaaatgtttatatttttgatgaCATATTTTCGGCGCTGGATATTGCAACGTCGAAGaaagtttacaaaaactGCTTTGAGAGCGGGCTCTTAAAAGGTAAAACAgtcattttgtttactcaTAATATCAATCTTTCTATATCAATGGCTGATAATGTCATATTGTTGGAAAATGCTACGGCAAAATTTGTGCCCTCGAAAGAAATTAAGGGACagtcttcttttctttctgctCAACATAATGGCGCTAGTCATGAACCTGCGCAGACCAACCTTTCAACTGACCCTCACGAAAATATGTATGAAGACAATGTAGTATCTGCAGAAGAGGAAGCAACAACAGGAGTTTGCAGTGCGGTGAAGCCAAGCCTTGCTTCTTTAGCAAGTCACTATATGAGTTATTTCGGATCGTCCTTTTTCCTTACCATTTGTGGATCGTTTGTATTATTGACTCAACTGATGATAGCAAGTATCAACTTTTGGGTGGCAGTTTGGTCCGGGCAATCTCATAAAGGGTTAAAGcttccattttcattttcttttctccaGGGCTATGCGTTTCTCTTGGTCATTTACTTTAGTGTCGACTTAATGCGAGGAGGATTGTTTTCTGCGGGTGGCCGTAGAGCCAGTAGATCTCTTCATGAGCGGGTCTCAGAACGCGTTTTTGGCAGTCCATTGCACTGGTTTGAAAAAACCGCAATAGGCAGAGTTATAAACAGATTTTCGAAGGATATTGCATCTGTGGACAATATGTTATGGGTTTCGATTGAAAACATATTATGCTGTCTAATGGCTTTGTTAATGGGCCTTGGGAACGTTACCATTATTATGCCTATATTTATTGCTCCAGCCGTTTTGGTTTGCATCGTCGTGTATGGATTTGCTTATGTGTATTCAAAGGCGCAAAAACAGCTTACTGcttgctcttcttctcAAATATCGCCTGTTTTTAGCTTGTTGGGTGAAACGTTGTCCGGGTTAACGATTATTCGTGCATTCCGAAAGGAAGAGGcatttgaaatagaaaacatGGCTGTGCTTGACCATATGCTTCAATCGCAGTTTGTTTCGTATGCCATTAATCGCTGGCTGGCGATCCGTACCGATGGGATTAGTGGGTTGGTTGGTTTTCTTACAGCATTGATTGCTAtatggaaacaaaatattccTACAGAATTGGTTGGATTCTCTCTAAACAGTGCAGTAGGACTGAATCTATGCGTATTAGTCTTTGTGCGAGCTAGCAATGAATTGATTACGCATCTAAATAGCTATCATAGACTGAACGAATATAGCAACCTTCCGCTGGAAGAGCATCAGATGGCATCCGGCTGTCAATTGCGAGATGAGGGATGGCCGAGATCGGGGTCATTAGATGTACAGCAGTTGACAGTTCATTATGGGATGAGTGCGACGCCTGTGCTTGAAGACATAAGTTTGAAAGTAGCGccaaaggaaaagcttGCGATTGTGGGAAGGACGGGGAGTGGAAAAAGCACATTGGGTTTAAGCTTACTTCGATTTACAAACCAAACAAGTGGGAGTGTTCAAATTGACGGCGTGGATATCAACACGCTACAGTTGGAAACGCTTCGGCAGCGAGTGAGTCTTATTCCGCAAGATCCGGTTTTGATTTCAGGCACAGTCAGAAGTAATTTGGACCCATTTGAGCAAGTGAGTGATGAAGAGTTGAACGATGTATTACAAGTGACCTCTTGCGACACATTGGTGACGACGGGATCAGGGACGGCGGGATCGTCCTTTGCAATTCAATTAGATACACCAGTGGAAACGGGCGGGACGAATTTTTCGCAAGGACAAAGACAGATTTTAGCGCTTGCAAGAGCGCTTGTTCGAAAGTCGCGGATTATAATTTTGGACGAAAGTACGGCATCTGTGGACGATACTACGGACCGTCGAATCCAAGAGATGTTACGGAGGGTATTTCGAGAAGCAACTGTCTTGTGCATTGCACATCGAATCAAGACGGTATTAGATTATGACAAAATCTTGGTATTAGATGCAGGAAAAGTCATTGAGTATGGATCGCCCAAGTCTCTTTATTGGAAGCGAGGATCGTTTTGGGCAATGTGTCAACAAAGTCAAATTTCGTTGTAG
- the atd1 gene encoding aldehyde dehydrogenase has protein sequence MTTVREIPNVQVDIPSGKKYEQPVGLFINNKHVDAVNGGRVKVFSPSTEKLICEVVDADEEDVDIAVKAARAAFQNDAPWRRFSSAERGRCLTKLADFIEQNLEYLASIETLDNGKSITLARGDVQGAANCFRYYGGWADKDYGQTIETDVTRFAYTRHEPIGVCGQIIPWNFPFLMCAWKIGPAVACGNTVILKTAELTPLSALVLTQFIEPAGFPPGVVNVLSGDGRRCGNAMACHMDIDKIAFTGSTGVGRMVMRSAAASNLKKVTLELGGKSPNIVFDDADLEEAAVWVNFGIFYNSGQVCCAGSRVYVQENVYDEFVKRVVNKAKSLKVGDPFDEETFQGAQVSKQQYERIIGYIESGIQHGAKLEVGGKPHGHIGYFVEPTVLSGVTEDMAVGKEEIFGPVLAIIKFKTVEEAVRRGNNSTFGLAAGVHTNDLRNAVKVSNRLEAGTVWINCYNLLHHQIPFGGYKESGIGRELGSYGLTNYTQTKSVHINLGMDLPI, from the coding sequence ATGACTACTGTTCGTGAAATCCCCAACGTCCAAGTCGACATTCCTTCTGGCAAGAAGTACGAACAACCCGTTGGTTTGTTCATTAACAACAAGCACGTCGACGCAGTCAATGGCGGCCGTGTCAAGGTCTTCTCTCCTTCTACTGAGAAACTCATCTGCGAAGTCGTCGATGCCGACGAAGAGGACGTCGATATTGCTGTCAAGGCTGCTCGTGCTGCTTTCCAAAACGATGCTCCCTGGCGCAGATTCTCTAGTGCTGAACGTGGTCGCTGTTTGACCAAATTGGCCGACTTTATTGAGCAAAACTTGGAATATCTCGCTTCCATTGAAACTCTCGACAACGGTAAGAGTATCACTTTGGCTCGCGGCGATGTCCAAGGTGCTGCTAACTGTTTCCGTTACTACGGTGGTTGGGCCGATAAGGATTATGGTCAAACTATTGAGACCGATGTCACTCGTTTCGCTTATACCCGCCATGAACCCATTGGTGTCTGCGGTCAAATTATCCCTTGGAACTTTCCCTTCCTCATGTGCGCTTGGAAGATCGGTCCTGCCGTCGCTTGTGGTAACACAGTCATCTTGAAGACCGCTGAGTTGACTCCTTTGTCTGCTCTCGTCCTCACTCAATTCATCGAGCCCGCTGGTTTCCCTCCCGGTGTCGTCAACGTTCTTAGCGGTGATGGCCGTCGTTGTGGTAATGCCATGGCTTGCCATATGGACATTGACAAGATTGCCTTTACTGGTTCCACTGGTGTCGGCCGTATGGTTATGCGTTCCGCCGCTGCTTCCAACTTGAAGAAGGTTACTCTTGAACTCGGTGGTAAGTCCCCTAACATCGTTTTCGACGATGCCGATTTAGAGGAAGCTGCCGTTTGGGTTAACTTTGGTATCTTTTACAACTCTGGTCAAGTTTGCTGTGCTGGTAGTCGTGTCTACGTCCAAGAAAACGTTTATGACGAGTTTGTCAAACGCGTCGTTAACAAGGCCAAGTCTTTGAAGGTCGGTGATCCTTTCGACGAGGAAACTTTCCAAGGTGCTCAAGTTTCCAAGCAACAATACGAGCGTATCATCGGTTACATCGAGAGTGGTATTCAACACGGTGCTAAGCTTGAGGTTGGTGGTAAGCCCCATGGTCACATTGGTTACTTTGTTGAACCCACTGTTTTGTCTGGCGTTACCGAAGACATGGCTGTCGGTAAGGAAGAAATCTTTGGTCCTGTCTTGGCCATCATCAAGTTCAAGACTGTTGAAGAAGCTGTCCGTCGTGGTAACAACAGCACCTTCGGTTTGGCTGCTGGTGTTCACACCAACGACCTCCGCAACGCCGTTAAGGTCAGCAACCGCTTGGAAGCTGGTACTGTCTGGATCAACTGCTATAACCTTTTGCATCACCAAATTCCTTTCGGTGGTTACAAGGAGAGTGGTATTGGCCGTGAGCTTGGTTCATATGGTTTGACCAACTACACTCAAACCAAGTCTGTCCATATCAACCTTGGCATGGATCTTCCCATCTAA
- the rad26 gene encoding ATRIP, ATR checkpoint kinase regulatory subunit Rad26: MSSDDDLDFADINVNDIFQGVNLDEIEKQAQKQVFSQRPAQISSPSVQTTLVNPLDSQVPLSQTIDYESLGADDLQKQLLIRGGENAILRSNIAKQAEQNNLTLESLNRSIHQQQESYQKKLEELQKEIEYAKTKSLFHEREAQEAVESMKKLQRDPKPSSVSLGSSQRTSTDGFPSVDHLFPSTSQADPTHRAKTAPKAGTLKKKRKVSLPQHVEGAKSKESNAQHETSFPMHSDKMIQELFVFQKREEILFLSRNLTNILNCYSLLFEEFKSFPSCFKLYGSLCNYIYNSDLSSEYDEYQNSVIQAIASLIQMATNNEVFGPLRGLVQLLEGLVFFDPDSCVLLLHARIPALVGNAIIVIASKSDANSLKDLQPLAQFLRFYMPVVSDLAPSKFEEVSGQVKHEVFQHCLQIHDSFVLIKEGILLLMSSMTVSYCASIKFVNTDETGRDLIFRLITTISNIFVEPTREENDVYSILKWKEIHRTILSLFTNFLQKNRTITTEVLRNCYPVIPSFALGLCWYHHRLLSAMFDTADTAEILMSIIRLLYLIAPADLSSRLMSAGNGLHSRFIYSLASCTFGDLENHLFGDDASETASLGSQLLEICLSPEELEQLYNNF, from the coding sequence ATGTCTTCGGATGATGACTTGGACTTTGCAGACATCAATGTAAATGATATCTTTCAAGGCGTGAATCTGGACGAGATCGAGAAGCAAGCTCAAAAACAAGTGTTTTCTCAGAGACCCGCCCAGATTTCGTCTCCAAGCGTTCAAACGACCCTTGTAAACCCGTTGGACTCACAGGTCCCGTTGTCTCAAACAATAGACTATGAAAGTCTGGGTGCTGATGAccttcaaaagcaattacTAATAAGAGGCGGTGAGAATGCAATTCTACGCTCAAATATCGCCAAACAAGCAGAACAAAACAACTTGACGCTAGAGTCTCTAAACAGGTCTATTCATCAGCAGCAAGAATCttatcaaaaaaagctGGAAGAACTTCAAAAGGAGATTGAGTATGCGAAAACGAAATCTCTGTTTCATGAGCGGGAAGCCCAAGAAGCCGTGGAGTCCATGAAGAAACTGCAACGGGATCCGAAACCATCATCAGTTTCACTGGGGTCTTCTCAAAGAACCAGCACAGATGGTTTTCCAAGCGTGGACCATTTGTTTCCTTCTACCTCTCAGGCAGATCCAACTCATAGAGCGAAAACAGCACCAAAAGCAGGGAcactaaagaaaaaacgaaaagtaTCATTACCACAGCATGTAGAGGGGGCAAAGTCGAAAGAATCGAATGCGCAGCACGAAACGTCTTTTCCGATGCATTCCGACAAAATGATACAAGAgctgtttgttttccaaaaaagagaggaaattttgtttttgtctCGAAATCTGacaaatattttgaattgTTACTCACTTTTGTTTGAGGAATTCAAATCCTTTCCTTCCTGTTTTAAACTTTATGGATCGTTATGCAACTACATATACAATTCTGATCTATCATCAGAGTATGACGAATATCAAAATTCTGTTATTCAAGCTATTGCCAGCCTTATTCAAATGGCCACCAACAACGAGGTTTTTGGACCACTACGCGGCCTTGTTCAACTCTTGGAGGgccttgttttctttgatcCTGACAGTTGTGTTTTACTCTTACATGCGCGCATTCCAGCTTTGGTCGGTAATGCTATCATTGTCATTGCTTCTAAAAGTGATGCCAATTCCTTAAAAGATCTTCAACCTCTCGCCCAATTTTTGCGATTCTATATGCCGGTTGTGTCCGATTTAGCCCCATCCAAATTTGAGGAAGTATCTGGACAAGTAAAGCATGAAGTATTTCAGCATTGCTTACAAATTCATGAttcgtttgttttaatCAAAGAAGGGATATTGTTGCTCATGAGTTCCATGACAGTTTCTTATTGTGCATCCATTAAATTTGTAAACACAGACGAAACAGGGCGAGATTTGATATTTCGGTTGATTACTACAATTTCTAATATATTTGTGGAACCTACACGAGAAGAGAATGATGTCTATTCCATTTTAAAATGGAAAGAGATTCATCGCACGATTTTATCCCTGTTTACGaattttttacaaaagaacCGAACGATCACAACTGAAGTCCTTCGCAATTGTTATCCAGTAATACCTTCCTTTGCTCTTGGTTTATGTTGGTACCATCATCGGCTGCTGAGTGCTATGTTTGACACAGCAGATACCGCTGAAATATTAATGTCCATTATTCGACTTTTGTATTTAATCGCTCCGGCTGACTTGTCTTCCCGACTCATGAGCGCCGGAAACGGCCTCCATTCAAGGTTCATTTATTCCTTGGCTTCGTGTACTTTTGGCGATTTGGAAAACCACTTATTTGGTGACGACGCGTCAGAAACTGCTTCTTTAGGTTCTCAACTATTGGAAATTTGCTTGTCTCCAGAAGAATTGGAGCAATTGTACaacaatttttga
- the ypt2 gene encoding GTPase Ypt2 yields the protein MSTKSYDYLIKLLLIGDSGVGKSCLLLRFSEDSFTPSFITTIGIDFKIRTIELDGKRIKLQIWDTAGQERFRTITTAYYRGAMGILLLYDVTDKKSFDNIRTWFSNVEQHASENVYKILVGNKCDCEDQRQVSFEQGKALADELGVRFLEASAKTNVNVEEAFFTLAREIKKQKIDAEHEFNNQGNNVDLGNDHSVKRCC from the coding sequence ATGTCAACAAAATCCTACgattatttaataaaattgcTTCTTATTGGAGACTCAGGAGTAGGTAAATCATGTCTTCTTTTACGGTTTTCCGAGGATTCCTTCACGCCATCTTTTATCACAACGATCGGGATTGATTTCAAGATTCGCACCATTGAACTTGATGGTAAGCGCATTAAACTACAAATATGGGACACGGCCGGCCAAGAACGATTCCGCACAATTACAACTGCATATTATCGCGGAGCAATGGgtattttattattgtatGATGTTACAGACAAAAAGTCTTTTGACAACATCCGAACATGGTTCAGCAATGTGGAACAGCATGCCAGTGAAAATGTGTACAAAATTTTAGTTGGTAACAAGTGTGATTGCGAGGATCAAAGACAAGTTTCGTTTGAACAAGGAAAAGCTTTGGCTGATGAACTTGGAGTAAGATTTTTGGAAGCTAGTGCCAAGACAAATGTCAATGTGGAGGAAGCCTTCTTTACGCTTGCTCGTGAGattaaaaagcaaaagattgATGCCGAGCATGAATTCAACAATCAGGGGAACAACGTCGATTTAGGAAACGACCACTCTGTGAAGCGTTGCTGTTAA